A window of the Triplophysa rosa linkage group LG23, Trosa_1v2, whole genome shotgun sequence genome harbors these coding sequences:
- the luc7l gene encoding putative RNA-binding protein Luc7-like 1 isoform X4, translating into MDLGECSKIHDLALRADYEIASKERDLFFELDAVDHLESFIADCDRRTELAKKRLAETQEEISAEVAAKAEKVHELNEEIGKLLAKAEQLGAEGNVDDAQKILQEVEKVRAKKKDAEEEYRNSMPASSFQQQKLRVCEVCSAYLGLHDNDRRLADHFGGKLHLGFIQIREKLEQLKKTVQEKQEKRNQERLRRREEREREERLKKRTKSRSRERKRSRERDRERRRKRSRSASRERRRSRSRSRERDRRRRHRSRSNSRSRHSREDSHKSSRDRDRERDSKHSSSERRSDGLNGRTDSRRHDDREAGEI; encoded by the exons ATGGACCTTGGGGAATGCTCCAAGATACATGACCTGGCACTGAGAGCAGATTATGAGATCGCCTCTAAAGAGAGAGACCTGTTCTTCGAGCTCGAC GCGGTTGATCACCTTGAGTCGTTTATTGCCGATTGTGACCGCAGGACCGAGTTGGCCAAGAAGCGTCTCGCTGAGACACAAGAGGAGATCAGCGCTGAGGTTGCTGCAaag gCCGAAAAGGTTCACGAGTTAAACGAGGAAATTGGGAAACTCCTTGCAAAAGCTGAGCAGCTCGGCGCTGAAGGAAATGTGGACGACGCCCAGAAAATTCTGCAGGAGGTGGAGAAAGTCAGAGCTAAAAAGAAAGATGCAGAG GAGGAGTACAGGAACTCTATGCCTGCCTCCAGTTTTCAGCAGCAGAAGTTACGTGTGTGTGAGGTGTGCTCCGCTTACCTGGGTCTACATGACAACGACCGGCGTCTCGCTGACCACTTTGGTGGCAAACTGCACCTGGGCTTCATCCAGATCAGAGAGAAGCTGGAGCAGCTAAAG AAAACTGTGCAGGAAAAACAGGAGAAACGAAACCAGGAGCGACTGCGGAGAAGagaagaaagggagagagaggagagattgAAAAAGAG GACCAAGTCACGCAGTCGAGAGCGCAAGAg GTCTCGTGAGCGCGATCGAGAGCGCAGACGCAAACGTTCCCGCTCTGCATCACGGGAGCGCCGCAGGTCCCGCTCTCGCTCAAGAGAGCGCGACAGACGCCGGAGGCACAGATCTCGCTCCAATTCCCGATCACGCCACAGCCGAGAGGATTCACACAA gtcTTCACGGGACCGAGATCGTGAAAGGGACAGCAAGCACAGTTCATCTGAGCGGAGATCAGACGGGCTAAATGGAAGGACAGATTCTCGCCGCCATGACGACAGAGAGGCTGGAGAAATCTGA
- the luc7l gene encoding putative RNA-binding protein Luc7-like 1 isoform X1 has translation MVQCIFASLHLQGSCRKASCSSSRDESRQRVKFTDERVCKSHLLNCCPHDILSGTRMDLGECSKIHDLALRADYEIASKERDLFFELDAVDHLESFIADCDRRTELAKKRLAETQEEISAEVAAKAEKVHELNEEIGKLLAKAEQLGAEGNVDDAQKILQEVEKVRAKKKDAEEEYRNSMPASSFQQQKLRVCEVCSAYLGLHDNDRRLADHFGGKLHLGFIQIREKLEQLKKTVQEKQEKRNQERLRRREEREREERLKKRTKSRSRERKRSRERDRERRRKRSRSASRERRRSRSRSRERDRRRRHRSRSNSRSRHSREDSHKSSRDRDRERDSKHSSSERRSDGLNGRTDSRRHDDREAGEI, from the exons ATG GTTCAGTGTATCTTTGCCAGCCTACATCTGCAAGGGAGTTGCAGAAAAGCCTCATGTTCATCGAGCC GAGATGAATCGAGACAGCGAGTTAAATTCACAGACGAGCGTGTCTGCAAATCACACCTCCTTAACTGCTGCCCGCATGACATCCTCTCTGGAACG CGCATGGACCTTGGGGAATGCTCCAAGATACATGACCTGGCACTGAGAGCAGATTATGAGATCGCCTCTAAAGAGAGAGACCTGTTCTTCGAGCTCGAC GCGGTTGATCACCTTGAGTCGTTTATTGCCGATTGTGACCGCAGGACCGAGTTGGCCAAGAAGCGTCTCGCTGAGACACAAGAGGAGATCAGCGCTGAGGTTGCTGCAaag gCCGAAAAGGTTCACGAGTTAAACGAGGAAATTGGGAAACTCCTTGCAAAAGCTGAGCAGCTCGGCGCTGAAGGAAATGTGGACGACGCCCAGAAAATTCTGCAGGAGGTGGAGAAAGTCAGAGCTAAAAAGAAAGATGCAGAG GAGGAGTACAGGAACTCTATGCCTGCCTCCAGTTTTCAGCAGCAGAAGTTACGTGTGTGTGAGGTGTGCTCCGCTTACCTGGGTCTACATGACAACGACCGGCGTCTCGCTGACCACTTTGGTGGCAAACTGCACCTGGGCTTCATCCAGATCAGAGAGAAGCTGGAGCAGCTAAAG AAAACTGTGCAGGAAAAACAGGAGAAACGAAACCAGGAGCGACTGCGGAGAAGagaagaaagggagagagaggagagattgAAAAAGAG GACCAAGTCACGCAGTCGAGAGCGCAAGAg GTCTCGTGAGCGCGATCGAGAGCGCAGACGCAAACGTTCCCGCTCTGCATCACGGGAGCGCCGCAGGTCCCGCTCTCGCTCAAGAGAGCGCGACAGACGCCGGAGGCACAGATCTCGCTCCAATTCCCGATCACGCCACAGCCGAGAGGATTCACACAA gtcTTCACGGGACCGAGATCGTGAAAGGGACAGCAAGCACAGTTCATCTGAGCGGAGATCAGACGGGCTAAATGGAAGGACAGATTCTCGCCGCCATGACGACAGAGAGGCTGGAGAAATCTGA
- the stub1 gene encoding E3 ubiquitin-protein ligase CHIP isoform X1: MLLEWVTVVPHCGVVRIIVVLTGKCVICVFPCSVRGFTPGRYLDPRERPVLTEETGNRIGKQGGAATTEPVEKMASSPEKSTSAQELKEQGNRLFLSRKYQEAATCYSKAINRNPSVAVYYTNRALCYVKLQQYDKALADCKHALELDSQSVKAHFFLGQCQLELENYEEAIGNLQRAYNLAKEQRLNFGDDIPSALRIAKKKRWNSIEDKRISQENELHAYLTQLILAEKEREIENCREKQTEDSPNGSEISKIKSKHDKYLMDMEELFSQVDEKRKKREIPDYLCGKISFELMREPCITPSGITYDRKDIEEHLQRVGHFDPVTRSPLTQDQLIPNLAMKEVIDAFIQENGWVEDY, from the exons ATGCTTCTGGAATGGGTCACTGTTGTCCCACACTGTGGTGTTGTGCGTATTATTGTAGTCCTGACGGGTaagtgtgtaatatgtgtgtttcCCTGCAGTGTGAGAGGTTTCACTCCAGGCAGGTATTTGGATCCCCGGGAGAGGCCGGTGCTCACCGAAGAGACGGGGAACAGGATTGGTAAGCAGGGGGGAGCTGCCACCACGGAGCCAGTGGAAAAGATGGCGAGCAGCCCGGAGAAAAGCACCTCAGCGCAGGAGCTCAAGGAGCAGGGGAACCGACTGTTCCTCAGCCGCAAATACCAGGAGGCCGCCACCTGCTACAGTAAAGCCATC AATCGCAATCCCTCCGTGGCCGTGTACTACACTAACCGGGCGCTGTGCTACGTGAAGCTACAGCAGTATGACAAGGCACTGGCCGACTGTAAACATGCCCTTGAACTTGACAGCCAATCGGTGAAGGCGCACTTTTTTCTGGGCCAGTGCCAGCTGGAACTGGAGAATTATGAAGAGGCCATTGGCAATCTACAGAGAG CTTATAACCTGGCAAAGGAACAGCGTTTGAATTTCGGAGATGATATCCCAAGTGCCCTTCgcattgctaagaagaaacgCTGGAACAGTATAGAGGACAAGCGGATCAGTCAAGAGAACGAGCTGCACGCGTATCTCACTCAACTCATACTGGCAGAAAAAGAGAG aGAGATAGAAAACTGCAGAGAGAAGCAGACAGAAGACAGTCCGAACGGAAGTGAAATTAGCAAGATCAAATCCAAACAT GATAAATATTTGATGGATATGGAGGAGCTCTTCTCTCAAGTAGATGAAAAGAGGAAG AAGCGAGAGATTCCAGATTATTTGTGTGGGAAGATCAGTTTTGAGCTCATGAGAGAGCCTTGCATAACACCCAGCGGTATAACCTATGACCGCAAAGACATCGAGGAACATCTAcag cgTGTTGGTCATTTCGACCCAGTAACCCGCAGCCCACTGACCCAAGATCAGCTGATTCCCAATCTGGCCATGAAGGAGGTGATTGACGCTTTCATCCAGGAGAACGGTTGGGTGGAGGactattaa
- the fam234a gene encoding protein FAM234A — translation MTDASGRSFEAEPLKGREIDGGVSKEKSCAGKLGLSHLMGWRTAAFLFSLFLCLAVVFAFSFILPCPVRPQYLSTWNSTIPAAATYDFLAFEDANEDKVLDVFFMYKSSEASHNTCMSADLTPPCLVLTAVDGTKGQTQWERPLAPEFDWVECGVKGIGQKGPGCLVAHADNLTAVDKRNGFIMWQQPRATVMNANLPLINVMDLNADGAEDFAVLSYDPEATLLTPVPTELVFFSGKSGDPIGSRVDVDVNGLFAHLQFHTTTGAPYLLLLTYSGLYAVSMQRLVVRATAGSKSVPKKDDSWEKKADRNTGFIPLYHSDSLKRVMVVRGGSAPSLLVQTGSSVSLLHTDKLEISWTTNTSNLLSMPTFGHFNKDEILDIMVEDDLGNETKRVMVLDGKSGEVLWQISLLSWTPSPRPASVLTLNSISVFMLWGQSDNQTMYSSFLLHPRFSQLLLERINPVQNIISFKATLLERGRHASYFILTGPDGRQHTEPSGTEPVILTKRKIKDDVSESKALSVKADESISKDSEDSVKEAFYRLRFSDNLY, via the exons ATGACAGATGCATCAGGGCGTAGTTTTGAGGCGGAGCCTCTGAAGGGCAGAGAGATAGATGGGGGCGTGTCTAAGGAGAAAAGCTGCGCAGGTAAGCTGGGCTTATCGCACCTGATGGGATGGCGCACAGCCgcttttcttttctctctcttcctgtgTCTGGCCGTCGTCTTCGCTTTCTCGTTCATCCTCCCGTGCCCCGTACGGCCGCAGTACCTGTCCACCTGGAATAGTACAATACCTGCTGCAG CCACGTATGATTTCCTGGCTTTTGAGGATGCCAATGAAGACAAAGTCCTGGATGTCTTCTTCATGTATAAAAGTTCTGAAGCCAGCCACAACACATGCATGAGTGCAG atttAACCCCCCCGTGTCTGGTTTTGACGGCTGTGGATGGGACTAAAGGGCAGACACAATGGGAACGGCCTTTAGCTCCTGAATTTGATTGGGTGGAGTGTGGAGTGAAGGGGATTGGCCAGAAGGGACCGGGATGTCTCGTGGCTCATGCGGACAATCTCACTGCGGTTGATAAAAGAAACG GTTTTATCATGTGGCAGCAGCCACGCGCTACTGTGATGAATGCAAATCTTCCTCTGATCAATGTTATGGATCTAAACGCTGATGGAGCCGAAGACTTTGCTGTCCTCTCATATGATCCTGAAGCAACTCTACTCACTCCTGTACCG ACTGAGCTGGTGTTTTTCTCGGGTAAATCAGGTGATCCGATTGGCTCGAGGGTGGATGTCGATGTGAATGGTTTATTTGCTCACCTGCAGTTCCACACAACCACTGGAGCTCCATACCTGCTCTTACTCACAT attcTGGGCTCTATGCCGTCAGCATGCAGCGTTTGGTAGTACGGGCTACAGCCGGTTCGAAATCAGTGCCGAAGAAAGACGACAGCTGGGAGAAGAAAGCCGACAGGAACACTGGATTCATTCCTCTTTATCA CTCTGATTCTCTGAAGCGTGTGATGGTCGTTCGTGGGGGTTCTGCTCCATCGCTGCTCGTCCAGACGGGATCCAGCGTGTCACTGCTACACACGGACAAACTGGAGATCTCGTGGACCACCAACACTAGCAATCTGCTCAG CATGCCAACATTTGGACATTTCAACAAAGATGAAATTCTGGACATAATGGTAGAAGATGATCTCGGCAATGAAACCAAAAGA gtgaTGGTTCTCGATGGTAAGAGTGGCGAGGTCCTGTGGCAGATCAGTCTGTTGTCCTGGACACCGAGTCCTCGTCCAGCGTCTGTGCTCACGCTAAACAGCATCTCTGTGTTTATGCTCTGGGGACAAAGTGACAACCAAACC ATGTATTCATCTTTTCTGCTTCATCCTCGCTTTTCCCAACTTCTGCTTGAAAGAATAAATCCTGTCCAGAACATTATCTCCTTTAAAG CGACGCTTTTGGAGCGAGGTCGCCATGCCTCTTACTTCATCCTGACTGGACCGGATGGACGGCAGCACACAGAACCAAGCGGGACAGAGCCTGTGATTCTTACGAAACGGAAGATCAAGGACGACGTATCAGAGAGTAAAGCTCTGAGCGTGAAAGCTGATGAATCGATCTCTAAAGACTCGGAGGATTCGGTGAAGGAGGCATTTTACCGGCTCCGCTTCAGTGATAATCTCTATTGA
- the luc7l gene encoding putative RNA-binding protein Luc7-like 1 isoform X3, with translation MSIMCSVLAGDESRQRVKFTDERVCKSHLLNCCPHDILSGTRMDLGECSKIHDLALRADYEIASKERDLFFELDAVDHLESFIADCDRRTELAKKRLAETQEEISAEVAAKAEKVHELNEEIGKLLAKAEQLGAEGNVDDAQKILQEVEKVRAKKKDAEEEYRNSMPASSFQQQKLRVCEVCSAYLGLHDNDRRLADHFGGKLHLGFIQIREKLEQLKKTVQEKQEKRNQERLRRREEREREERLKKRTKSRSRERKRSRERDRERRRKRSRSASRERRRSRSRSRERDRRRRHRSRSNSRSRHSREDSHKSSRDRDRERDSKHSSSERRSDGLNGRTDSRRHDDREAGEI, from the exons ATGTCAATCATGTGCTCTGTCCTTGCAGGAGATGAATCGAGACAGCGAGTTAAATTCACAGACGAGCGTGTCTGCAAATCACACCTCCTTAACTGCTGCCCGCATGACATCCTCTCTGGAACG CGCATGGACCTTGGGGAATGCTCCAAGATACATGACCTGGCACTGAGAGCAGATTATGAGATCGCCTCTAAAGAGAGAGACCTGTTCTTCGAGCTCGAC GCGGTTGATCACCTTGAGTCGTTTATTGCCGATTGTGACCGCAGGACCGAGTTGGCCAAGAAGCGTCTCGCTGAGACACAAGAGGAGATCAGCGCTGAGGTTGCTGCAaag gCCGAAAAGGTTCACGAGTTAAACGAGGAAATTGGGAAACTCCTTGCAAAAGCTGAGCAGCTCGGCGCTGAAGGAAATGTGGACGACGCCCAGAAAATTCTGCAGGAGGTGGAGAAAGTCAGAGCTAAAAAGAAAGATGCAGAG GAGGAGTACAGGAACTCTATGCCTGCCTCCAGTTTTCAGCAGCAGAAGTTACGTGTGTGTGAGGTGTGCTCCGCTTACCTGGGTCTACATGACAACGACCGGCGTCTCGCTGACCACTTTGGTGGCAAACTGCACCTGGGCTTCATCCAGATCAGAGAGAAGCTGGAGCAGCTAAAG AAAACTGTGCAGGAAAAACAGGAGAAACGAAACCAGGAGCGACTGCGGAGAAGagaagaaagggagagagaggagagattgAAAAAGAG GACCAAGTCACGCAGTCGAGAGCGCAAGAg GTCTCGTGAGCGCGATCGAGAGCGCAGACGCAAACGTTCCCGCTCTGCATCACGGGAGCGCCGCAGGTCCCGCTCTCGCTCAAGAGAGCGCGACAGACGCCGGAGGCACAGATCTCGCTCCAATTCCCGATCACGCCACAGCCGAGAGGATTCACACAA gtcTTCACGGGACCGAGATCGTGAAAGGGACAGCAAGCACAGTTCATCTGAGCGGAGATCAGACGGGCTAAATGGAAGGACAGATTCTCGCCGCCATGACGACAGAGAGGCTGGAGAAATCTGA
- the stub1 gene encoding E3 ubiquitin-protein ligase CHIP isoform X2 → MASSPEKSTSAQELKEQGNRLFLSRKYQEAATCYSKAINRNPSVAVYYTNRALCYVKLQQYDKALADCKHALELDSQSVKAHFFLGQCQLELENYEEAIGNLQRAYNLAKEQRLNFGDDIPSALRIAKKKRWNSIEDKRISQENELHAYLTQLILAEKEREIENCREKQTEDSPNGSEISKIKSKHDKYLMDMEELFSQVDEKRKKREIPDYLCGKISFELMREPCITPSGITYDRKDIEEHLQRVGHFDPVTRSPLTQDQLIPNLAMKEVIDAFIQENGWVEDY, encoded by the exons ATGGCGAGCAGCCCGGAGAAAAGCACCTCAGCGCAGGAGCTCAAGGAGCAGGGGAACCGACTGTTCCTCAGCCGCAAATACCAGGAGGCCGCCACCTGCTACAGTAAAGCCATC AATCGCAATCCCTCCGTGGCCGTGTACTACACTAACCGGGCGCTGTGCTACGTGAAGCTACAGCAGTATGACAAGGCACTGGCCGACTGTAAACATGCCCTTGAACTTGACAGCCAATCGGTGAAGGCGCACTTTTTTCTGGGCCAGTGCCAGCTGGAACTGGAGAATTATGAAGAGGCCATTGGCAATCTACAGAGAG CTTATAACCTGGCAAAGGAACAGCGTTTGAATTTCGGAGATGATATCCCAAGTGCCCTTCgcattgctaagaagaaacgCTGGAACAGTATAGAGGACAAGCGGATCAGTCAAGAGAACGAGCTGCACGCGTATCTCACTCAACTCATACTGGCAGAAAAAGAGAG aGAGATAGAAAACTGCAGAGAGAAGCAGACAGAAGACAGTCCGAACGGAAGTGAAATTAGCAAGATCAAATCCAAACAT GATAAATATTTGATGGATATGGAGGAGCTCTTCTCTCAAGTAGATGAAAAGAGGAAG AAGCGAGAGATTCCAGATTATTTGTGTGGGAAGATCAGTTTTGAGCTCATGAGAGAGCCTTGCATAACACCCAGCGGTATAACCTATGACCGCAAAGACATCGAGGAACATCTAcag cgTGTTGGTCATTTCGACCCAGTAACCCGCAGCCCACTGACCCAAGATCAGCTGATTCCCAATCTGGCCATGAAGGAGGTGATTGACGCTTTCATCCAGGAGAACGGTTGGGTGGAGGactattaa
- the luc7l gene encoding putative RNA-binding protein Luc7-like 1 isoform X2 — protein sequence MSAQAQMRALLDQLMGTSRDGDESRQRVKFTDERVCKSHLLNCCPHDILSGTRMDLGECSKIHDLALRADYEIASKERDLFFELDAVDHLESFIADCDRRTELAKKRLAETQEEISAEVAAKAEKVHELNEEIGKLLAKAEQLGAEGNVDDAQKILQEVEKVRAKKKDAEEEYRNSMPASSFQQQKLRVCEVCSAYLGLHDNDRRLADHFGGKLHLGFIQIREKLEQLKKTVQEKQEKRNQERLRRREEREREERLKKRTKSRSRERKRSRERDRERRRKRSRSASRERRRSRSRSRERDRRRRHRSRSNSRSRHSREDSHKSSRDRDRERDSKHSSSERRSDGLNGRTDSRRHDDREAGEI from the exons ATGTCGGCTCAGGCTCAGATGAGAGCTTTGCTGGATCAGCTGATGGGAACGTCGAGGGATG GAGATGAATCGAGACAGCGAGTTAAATTCACAGACGAGCGTGTCTGCAAATCACACCTCCTTAACTGCTGCCCGCATGACATCCTCTCTGGAACG CGCATGGACCTTGGGGAATGCTCCAAGATACATGACCTGGCACTGAGAGCAGATTATGAGATCGCCTCTAAAGAGAGAGACCTGTTCTTCGAGCTCGAC GCGGTTGATCACCTTGAGTCGTTTATTGCCGATTGTGACCGCAGGACCGAGTTGGCCAAGAAGCGTCTCGCTGAGACACAAGAGGAGATCAGCGCTGAGGTTGCTGCAaag gCCGAAAAGGTTCACGAGTTAAACGAGGAAATTGGGAAACTCCTTGCAAAAGCTGAGCAGCTCGGCGCTGAAGGAAATGTGGACGACGCCCAGAAAATTCTGCAGGAGGTGGAGAAAGTCAGAGCTAAAAAGAAAGATGCAGAG GAGGAGTACAGGAACTCTATGCCTGCCTCCAGTTTTCAGCAGCAGAAGTTACGTGTGTGTGAGGTGTGCTCCGCTTACCTGGGTCTACATGACAACGACCGGCGTCTCGCTGACCACTTTGGTGGCAAACTGCACCTGGGCTTCATCCAGATCAGAGAGAAGCTGGAGCAGCTAAAG AAAACTGTGCAGGAAAAACAGGAGAAACGAAACCAGGAGCGACTGCGGAGAAGagaagaaagggagagagaggagagattgAAAAAGAG GACCAAGTCACGCAGTCGAGAGCGCAAGAg GTCTCGTGAGCGCGATCGAGAGCGCAGACGCAAACGTTCCCGCTCTGCATCACGGGAGCGCCGCAGGTCCCGCTCTCGCTCAAGAGAGCGCGACAGACGCCGGAGGCACAGATCTCGCTCCAATTCCCGATCACGCCACAGCCGAGAGGATTCACACAA gtcTTCACGGGACCGAGATCGTGAAAGGGACAGCAAGCACAGTTCATCTGAGCGGAGATCAGACGGGCTAAATGGAAGGACAGATTCTCGCCGCCATGACGACAGAGAGGCTGGAGAAATCTGA